The DNA sequence CGGTAAAGCGGCGGATGGTTGCCACCGACTGCCGGGGCATGAACAAGACCACCAGCGCACTCAAGAAGGGCAGTCCGATGAGCACCGACAACAGATACTCGGTCATAGGACGCCTCCCTGCAGGGGTCGCGCCAGGGCGGCGTGGCCCGTTCCAGGGGGGCGAGCCCGGGCTGTGCGCACGCCCGCGACCCCCTCGGCCAGCTGCACGTCGGCATGCGTGGTCGCCTGGTAGCCGAACGCGTTGCGCACCGCAACGGTCGACCGGATCACACCCACGGCAGTCAACATCGCGTCCCCGAGCCTGACGGACTCGCCGTGCTCCAGACGAAAGGGCTCGGCCAGCGGCCCTTCGTAGCCAATCACGCGCGCACCGTTGGGTCGAATCGCGAGGCCGCCGTCCTCGGCCACGAGATACGGCGGCGTGCCATCCCCCTCGGGCCGGCGCCAGTCGCCGAGCCGACTGATAGGCACGTAAAAGACCTGTCCCGGCTCCAAGGTGATCTCACGCAGTCCCCGGATGCCCGTCCCCAGAAACCGAACCACGATTCCATCGAAGCGCTCCCCTTTTTCGTAGCGATGCGTTGCTTCGGGCACGCGACTCCACCCGGTATCAAAATGCCCGTCGGAATCAAAATCGAAGCGGTACTCGTAGCCGAGGCCGCTGCCTGCCACGAGCTTGATTTGGTCCCCGTCTTGCGTGCCATCGAGGTCGGCATGCGGCATGACGAGCCACCAGGCCACGGCAGCCATGCCCGCGACCATGACGGCCCCATACATGTGCACCAGGCCCGTTTGAAGGCGAGTCATTACGAAACCCGCGGCCTGAACGGTCCAAGCGGTGAGACGAGTCAGCAGCCAATCAACGAAGACCTTGTCGAGGGTGGCTGAGAGGGCGGCGAGCTGCCTATTGGCCCACAACACGCTTACCTCGTACAGCTCATCGACGCGCCACTTGTCCATGAGCAAACGATGCAACCCGGGCAGCAAGCGCGCGAGTACGGCAGCGGGCCTGCCCTGCGCCACGAAGTAGCACAAAAAGGCCAGTCCGAAGCCCACGACGAATGCTGCCGTGCCGCCAGCCATCGCGATCCAGGGTGCGTTGCTGATCGAATGGCCGCCATGCGAGCCCGGCTCGTGGATCGTGCCGAGCGACGGTGCAAGCCAGTCGCCCCAAAGCGTGATGTGAAACAAGTGCGCGCCCAGCAGTCCCACAAAGAGCGCACCGAGACCCAGCACGACCAGCGGCACGGTCATCGCGGCGGGCGACTCGTGGGGCTCGGCGTGTCCAGCGTCGTGGCTCGCGTCGCCGTGCGCACCCGGCTCATGCGCATGCGGTTCGGATGCGTGCGGTTCGGATGCGTGCGGTTCGGATGAACCAGCGCCTCGGTACTCGCCAGAGAAGCACATGAAATAGAGGCGAAACATGTAGAACGCGGTCATGGCCGCAGCGGCGGCCAACACCCCGAAAACGATCCAACCGAGCTGGGGCGCAAACGAAAAATAGGAGCCGGTGCTGATCGCCCCGAGCAGGATTTCGTCCTTGGAGAAGAAGCCGCTGGTCAAGGGGAAGCCCGCAATGGCCATGCAGCTGACCAAAAACGTCCAGCGGGTGGTGGGCATGTACCTGCGCAGCCCTCCCAGCTCACGGATGTCGGCGTCGCCGTGCGCGCCGACAGCATGCATCACCGAACCGGCCCCCAGAAACAGGCACGCCTTGAAGAACGCGTGCGTGAAAACGTGAAAGAAGCCCGCCGAAAAGGCCCCAACGCCCGTTGCGGCCACCATGAAGCCCAGCTGGCTGACGGTGGAATAAGCGAGCACCCGCTTGATCTGGTTCTGGACGCAGCCGATCGTGGCTGCCAGAAACGCTGTCAGGGCTCCGACGATAGCCACCACCGCCATGGCCTCGGGCGCCATGGCGAACACCGGCGACATACGGCAAATCAGATAGACGCCCGCGGTGACCATGGTGGCAGCGTGAATCAAGGCCGAAACCGGTGTGGGGCCGGCCATGGCATCAGGGAGCCAAACAAAAAGCGGTATCTGAGCGCTCTTGCCGGTGCAGCCCAGGAAGAGAAACAGCGCCGCAGCGGTCGCCACGCTCACGCCCAGAGGCTCCAGTCCAAAGCTCGCCGGCTCCGAAAGCGCACCCTTGGCTGCATTGATCTCGCTGAACTCAAAGGAGTGGGTGGCCGCCACCAACAGCAGCATCGCGACGAGCACACCGAAGTCGCCAATGCGGTTTGCCACAAAAGCCTTGCGACCCGCATCGGCGTAGTCGGGGTTGTGCCACCAGAAACCGATCAGAAGGTAGCTGCACAGGCCCACGCCCTCCCAGCCTACGAACATCAGCGGCAGATTGCTGCCGAGGACCAGGATGAGCATCGAGGCCATGAACAGATTCAAGTAGGAAAAGAACCGCGCGTAGGAAGGTTCCTCCGACATGTAGCCGGTGCTGTAGACGTGGATGAGCAAACCAATGCCGGTAACTACCAGCGTCATGACCCCGCTGAGCGCGTCCATGGCAAAGCGGATGCGCACCGGTACGTCGCTGCCGCCAAAGCTCAGGGAAAACCACTCGTAGACGTCGTATATCAGCGCTGGGTTGCCGGCAGAGGCCTCGCCGCGCAAAGCAACGAGCCGCAGGAAGCTGACGAGCGCCAGCAGGAACGCGGCCGCGATCGAGCCCACCCCCACGGTATGCACCGTAGTCCGCGAGGCATGACGCCCGGTCGTGCCATTGATGATGGCCCCCAACAAGGGAAGCAACACGATCCACAACAGGGCTCGGTCGAGATTCAAGCCGGCGCTGACCATGGTTTCCATACTCGTAGCGCCTCAGCCCCGATTCCTTGACGCGCGCATGTCTTGTTGATCCGACGCCATTAGTGCCTCAGTGCGTCGACCTGGTCCGTGCGCACGGTCTTGCTGACCCGGAATAGCGCTATGACGATGGCGAGACCCACGGCCGCCTCGGCCGCTGCCACCGCGATCACGAAAAAAGCAAACAGCTGGCCGGCGTGATCCGCCGGAGCCCAGCGGTTGAACGCCACCAGGCACAGATTGACGGCATTGAGCATCAGCTCGATCGACATGAGCTGGATGAGCACGTTGCGCCGTGTCAGAAACCCGCAAGCGCCGATGCCAAAAATGACCGAGGCCAGTGCCAGGTAGTTGCCGAGGCTGATGTCCATCCGCGCTCCTACGCTTCGTTGGGCCACCGGCGAGTGGGTGGGGAGTTGCAGTTGCAGGACCCGAGCATCAGGAACCACCGGGCGTGGGAGCTTCGGCTTCAAGGCGGCGCCCCCGGGCGGCACGCTCGTGGCGGGTTCTGCGTTCGCCCCCCGAGCGGCCACGCGCGACCGCGACCGCTCCAACCACCGCGACGAGAAGCAGCACCGACACGAGCTCGAAGGGCACGATTGCCTTTTGGAACAGTTCCCGAGAGACGGCGACGACGCCGCCGAACTGGCTGCAGTCGGCCCCGGCCGCGGGTGGACAGATCGCGACGCCGACGCGCGCAGGGCGATGCTCGAGCAGTGAAAACGCCAGCAACGCGGTGAGGATCACCATCAAGCACAGGCTCAGGGTCTTGCTCATCAACCCGCGCGTATCGCGTTCCGGGGTCGGGGTCGGGCCGATCAGCATGATTACGAACACGAACAGGACGACGACGGCGCCTGCGTACACGATCAGCTGCAGCGCGGCCAGCAGATGAGCGTGCAGGCTGAGGTAGAGTCCGGCAAGTGCCAGAATATGCGCAAGCAGTCCCATGGCCGCGCGGATCGGGTTCTTGAAAACGACGGTTGCCAGCGCGGCCAGAAGCGCGATAAGGCCCGAGAAGAAGAACAGGGCTCCACCGGCGATGCTCACGCTGGACCCCCGGTAACGAGCGCTTCGGACGATGACCCTAGTCGAGTTGCCTCGATGCCGCCCGCCTTTACAGCTGCTACGAATTCGCCCCTGAATCGTTGGACAATGCTCAGCAGCGGCGTGGCAGCGCCGTCGGCGAAGGCGCAGATCGTGTTGCCCATCATGTTGTTGGCGATGTCTACGAGCAAATCGACGTCTTCGGCGCGACCCCGCCCGTGGCACAACCCCTCGACCACATCGAGCAGCCAGCCGCAGCCTTCGCGGCACGGGGTGCACTGGCCGCAGGACTCGTGTTTGTAGAAGTGCATGAGATTGCGGGCAACGTCGACCATGTCGACCGAGCTGTCCATAACGATCGCACAGCAGGTGCCCAGCATGCTCCCGAGCGCCCGGTAGGTGTCTACACCCATGGGCACGTCCAAGTGGCTCTTGCCGTGCCACTGGTGCAGGGGGTGCTTTGGATCGGGTGCGACTACGAGATCCTCCTCGCGCATGACCGGCGTTGACGAGCCGCCGGGGATCACACCCTTGAGCGGGCGATCGTCGTGCAGCATGCCTCCGCCCAGGTCGAAGATGAGCTCGCGCAACGTCAGGCCCACACACGCCTCGTAGATGCCTGGCGTCTTGACGTGTCCGCTGACCCCGAACAGACGCGAGCCACCGTCGTTCGGCAGTGAGCTAAGCGCAGCCCATTGCTTGCCTCCCATCCGCACGACGTCCGGGACCGCCGCGATGGTCTCGACGTTGTTGACGATGGTGGGCTGCGCAAATGCCCCCTTTACGGCCGGAAAGGGAGGCTTGTAGCGAGGCTCTCCGCGCAGACCCTCCAGGGAGTTGAGCAGCGAGGTTTCCTCACCGCAAATATACGCGCCGGCGCCGATATGGACGTAGATCTGCAGCTCATGATCGATACCGAAGGGGCGCTTGCCGAGGTAACCTCTTAGATGCGCCTCCTGGATCGCGGCTTCAAGGCGCTCGATAGATTCTACGAGCTCGCAGCGCACGTAGATGTAGCAGCAGTGCGAGCCGAGCGCGTACATGGAGATGACGCACCCTTCAAGCAGAAGGTGAGGGTCGCGCTCCATGATCGTGCGGTCCTTGAACGTGCCGGGCTCGCCCTCGTCGGCGTTGATCACCAAGTAGACACGCTGCCCCGGCTCAGGACGCAGAAAGCCCCACTTGACACCCGCCGGGAACCCGGCGCCGCCGCGTCCGCGGATGCAGGCGTCCTTGACCTCAGCGCGAATTTGCTCGGGAGCGCTCGTGGTGAGGGCGCGGCGCGCCACGCTGTAAGCGCCGTGCTGCTCGGCCACCCTTAGCGTCCAGCCATTGGGTAGGTCGTAGCGAGCGGTGAGTAGCTTGGGTGACTCGATCATGACCCGCCATCGCCGGAAGGTGGCTTTTGCACACGTGTGGGCTCTTCCTCGTCCCACTCGTCGGGCTGCTGAGGCGGCGGAGAGGGAATCGGTGGCCGGCGGCTTGCGCGTTGCCCGCGCGGCTGAGCAGCACGCGGATCGGGCTGCGAGCTGCGAGGCCCAGATTCGGGGGAGCCAGGCTTTCGGGAGTCAGGTTGCTCCGCATCGGGCTTGGCCTGCGCCGGCTTGGCCGGCAGCGAGCGGCGCAGCGCTGCAGGAGGCGGGGTGGAGCTGCCAACGCCTGCAGGCAGCGAGGATCTGCGCGCGGGCCTGCTCACGGAAGGACGCTGCGAAACGGCCCCAGCACCTCGGGTGGCCGGCCGTTTTGACGCCGGCAGCGAGCTGCGAGCCGGCGGCACCTGCGACGGCGTGGGCTTGCGGTAGGCAGGGCTGCTGGCGCGTGCAGCAGCGGCTTCGGAGCCCCTGGTCAAGTCGTCGGACGCGCCCGGGACCACGGGGGTCGTGCGCGCCGACGTCGGCGGAGCAGGCGACACGGGCGCCGCGCTCCTCGGAGCTGGCCGCGATCGACCGGCCTCGATGCGAGCGCCCGGCGTGGAGGGACGCGGCGGCAGTGAGCTGAGCGCCCTGCTGGCGGCCGCTCGCCCACCAGGGACTCCCAGCGAAGGGTGGGGAGCCGACCCGGTCTGGCTTGCCACTCTGTCCACGATCGCATCCAGCTTCTGGATGGTGAGGTTCTCGTGATACTCGTCGTTGAGCTGAATCATCGGTGCCTGGCCGCAAGCTGCCAAGCATTCGGCGGCCAGAAGGGTGAACTTGCCATCGCTGCTGGTCCCACCCAACCCGCAGCCCAGGCGTGCCTCGAGATGCTTCTGGATGGCTCGCGCGCCGCGCAGCTCGCACGACAGCGTCCGGCAGACCCAGATCACGTTTCTCGCCACCCGCTCTTGGTGGTACATGGTGTAGAACGTCACGACGCCGTGCACTTCACTGGGGTCCATGGCCAAGCGTTTCGATACATACGCCTTGACGTCGGGGCTTACCCAACCTTCCTGGCGCTGACAAAGATGCAACACGGGTATGCAAGCCGCGCGCTTGGTGGGGTAGCGAGTCAGCAGCTCGTCGACGATTCGTTCGGATTCGGCGGATAGCGTGAACGCCATGGCGTGCTCGCCGGGTATGATGCGCGCTGCTCCTGGATGGGCAGCCTATTGCTCACTGGATGGCTCGATATCCGGAGACCAACCCGGCCACAATCGGGGGCAATATGGCGCAACGCTAGGGAGCGGAGGGCCGTCTGTCAAGAACCGGCGAGCTCGCATCGGTCACAAGCCCCCGGCCGCGGCATCGAAGAGGCGGTTGCGGATCGATAAGGCGGTTGCGGATCGATAAGGCGGTTGCGGATCGATAAGGCGGTTGCGGATCGACAGCGCGGCTCGAAGTTGGTGGCCAAAGCGCTACGAATCACCCGGATGCTCGGGGAGGAACACTACCGTGACACGGGTCTGCTCGCCCTGCGAGGGGCGGAGAACGCGTGACACAAAAACGCACTCCGGTGCCAGCGCTCGGCCCGAGCCCGGCTCCCGAGTCGGGCAGCCTTGCATCCGCGCCACCTCGAACTCGCCGCCTCCGGGATCCTTGAGCCGCCGCCACCGCAGGCTCTGCGGTGGACGCGAGTTGTCAACTAGGGCGAGGGGCCGACCGGGGTGTCGTGCTGCCTCGACCCACGCGCCCGCCACGGTCCAGTCACGCCGGATAGGGGCAAAAACCGCCTCGCTCAGCGAGCCGCGCCCATCAAAGTCCAAGCCCGCGGTCAGGGCACGATGAACCCAGCGCTCGAAGCGGACGAACGCAGGCAGGTGCGGCCGCGCGAGCGATGCGCTCACCATCTCGCCTCGCGATCGACACGAGCAGGCAGCGGCCAGCAGCAGCAAGGACAGTACGAGACGAGGCCATGCGACTGCCGTCCAGCGCCTGTCGCTTGACGACGCGAGCAGACTGCGCAGGATCGGACACGGCATGTCCCAGTCACAAATGCTCCTCCTAGCTCTGATCGGCGTGCTCGTCTTCGTCCTGTGGTCCACAGCTCTGCACGTACGCGAGTACCGTCGTTCCCGCACGGTCCACCTCTGGGGCTTCAAGACCGAGGGCCCTACCGCGCGCAACCTAATAATGCTCCGTGTCGGCGTGTACGCGACGGGGCTGCTGATCGCCCTCAGCACATACCTGCTGGGACGACAGTAGCACCGGGAGGATATGGAGTAGGAGACAATGGTCGGGGCGATTGGATTCGAACCAACGACCCCTAGACCCCCAGTCTAGTGCGCTAACCAGGCTGCGCTACGCCCCGACCGGCCCTGGCGGATCCAAGGCCCAGCCACCATACACCCTGACGCTCGCAAGGCAAGGGCCCTTCAGGGGCTCACTAGTGCTCGCGGCCGGGAGTCCGATCCGGGGATTCGCCCGGGTAGGCCGCGGGCACGACCGCGCGCAGCGCGGCATCGACAAGAGGGTGCGCGAGCATGCGCGGTGGGGGCCGGGTCTCGGCGCCGACCCTCACCCCTCCTGGGGTCGGCGGAGAAACCCGGATCGAACGCACACGCGGAGGGTACTAGCGTGGCGGCTCCGAGCTCGCTCTGGAAGTGCCGCCGGCTCCCGTGGTCTTGTGGGGATTGAGGATGCCCTTGAGGACCTGACTGGGCTTGAAGGTCAGGACGCGGCGAGCGCAGATTGGAATCGGCTCGCCCGTCTGCGGATTGCGACCAATCCGCTGCTTCTTGTTCCGGACCACGAAATTGCCAAAGCCGGAAATCTTGATCTTCTCGCCCGCAGCCAGCACCTCTTTCATCGTGTCGAATACGGCTTCCACGAGCTCGGATGATTCCTTTTTCGAGACTCCACCCATTTTCTCGTAAATGCTGTCGACGATTTCAGCCTTCGTCACCAAGGCCTCCTTCATACAGCTCTAGCATACAAACACACCCGCGAAGAAACCTCAAGAGCCGGGGCTGTGCAGCTCGTATGCTAGGAGGTCCCAACGACGCCAGCGGACTAGTTGTTCATGGCGCCGGCTTCGATCCAGTCGGTCAGCTGCTTCAGGTCGCTGGCAGCCAAAGCCGTCATGCCCAACGGCATGGTTGCATCGCAGGTTGGCGAGGGCTTGAGCTTTTCGACCAGGTAGCTCTTGGCTGTGTCCGATGGCGTGACCAATACCTTGTTCGCACACATCGCCATCTTGTTGACGAACGCCTCGTAGGCCGTTGTCGCGTCGGTGAACGACAACCCCTTGGGAGCCATGGTCGGCTTGCCGTGGCAGCCGGCGTTGCTGCAGCGCCGCTGGTCTCCGTTGTCGAGCGCCGCAAAGACCTGGGTCCAGGTAGGAGCAGCGCCTCCACCCGCGCCTCCCGATCCCGCGCCGCCGGCCGAACCCCCAGCACCCGCGGCGCTGCCGCTGGCGCCGCCGGTTCCAGCCCCGCCTGCGCCGGTACCCGCGGCAGCCATGCCCCCGGCCGCCCCCACGCCAGCGGGAGCCATAGCGTCCTCGCCCCCGCAGCCGATCGCGCACAGCGCCGCACAGATCAATACGCACGACAGCCCGATAAGCTTACCCTTTCGCATGGCACCTCCTGTTGCGCAGCGAACTGTAGCCGAAAGCAACCCACTCTGTCCCAAATTAACGGCTAGCGCCCGGCAACAAACTCACACAGCGCTTCGAGCTCCTGCTCGGTGTTGTAGTAGTGAACGC is a window from the Pseudomonadota bacterium genome containing:
- the nuoF gene encoding NADH-quinone oxidoreductase subunit NuoF encodes the protein MIESPKLLTARYDLPNGWTLRVAEQHGAYSVARRALTTSAPEQIRAEVKDACIRGRGGAGFPAGVKWGFLRPEPGQRVYLVINADEGEPGTFKDRTIMERDPHLLLEGCVISMYALGSHCCYIYVRCELVESIERLEAAIQEAHLRGYLGKRPFGIDHELQIYVHIGAGAYICGEETSLLNSLEGLRGEPRYKPPFPAVKGAFAQPTIVNNVETIAAVPDVVRMGGKQWAALSSLPNDGGSRLFGVSGHVKTPGIYEACVGLTLRELIFDLGGGMLHDDRPLKGVIPGGSSTPVMREEDLVVAPDPKHPLHQWHGKSHLDVPMGVDTYRALGSMLGTCCAIVMDSSVDMVDVARNLMHFYKHESCGQCTPCREGCGWLLDVVEGLCHGRGRAEDVDLLVDIANNMMGNTICAFADGAATPLLSIVQRFRGEFVAAVKAGGIEATRLGSSSEALVTGGPA
- the nuoE gene encoding NADH-quinone oxidoreductase subunit NuoE — translated: MAFTLSAESERIVDELLTRYPTKRAACIPVLHLCQRQEGWVSPDVKAYVSKRLAMDPSEVHGVVTFYTMYHQERVARNVIWVCRTLSCELRGARAIQKHLEARLGCGLGGTSSDGKFTLLAAECLAACGQAPMIQLNDEYHENLTIQKLDAIVDRVASQTGSAPHPSLGVPGGRAAASRALSSLPPRPSTPGARIEAGRSRPAPRSAAPVSPAPPTSARTTPVVPGASDDLTRGSEAAAARASSPAYRKPTPSQVPPARSSLPASKRPATRGAGAVSQRPSVSRPARRSSLPAGVGSSTPPPAALRRSLPAKPAQAKPDAEQPDSRKPGSPESGPRSSQPDPRAAQPRGQRASRRPPIPSPPPQQPDEWDEEEPTRVQKPPSGDGGS
- the nuoK gene encoding NADH-quinone oxidoreductase subunit NuoK: MDISLGNYLALASVIFGIGACGFLTRRNVLIQLMSIELMLNAVNLCLVAFNRWAPADHAGQLFAFFVIAVAAAEAAVGLAIVIALFRVSKTVRTDQVDALRH
- a CDS encoding NADH-quinone oxidoreductase subunit J; the protein is MSIAGGALFFFSGLIALLAALATVVFKNPIRAAMGLLAHILALAGLYLSLHAHLLAALQLIVYAGAVVVLFVFVIMLIGPTPTPERDTRGLMSKTLSLCLMVILTALLAFSLLEHRPARVGVAICPPAAGADCSQFGGVVAVSRELFQKAIVPFELVSVLLLVAVVGAVAVARGRSGGERRTRHERAARGRRLEAEAPTPGGS
- the nuoL gene encoding NADH-quinone oxidoreductase subunit L; the protein is METMVSAGLNLDRALLWIVLLPLLGAIINGTTGRHASRTTVHTVGVGSIAAAFLLALVSFLRLVALRGEASAGNPALIYDVYEWFSLSFGGSDVPVRIRFAMDALSGVMTLVVTGIGLLIHVYSTGYMSEEPSYARFFSYLNLFMASMLILVLGSNLPLMFVGWEGVGLCSYLLIGFWWHNPDYADAGRKAFVANRIGDFGVLVAMLLLVAATHSFEFSEINAAKGALSEPASFGLEPLGVSVATAAALFLFLGCTGKSAQIPLFVWLPDAMAGPTPVSALIHAATMVTAGVYLICRMSPVFAMAPEAMAVVAIVGALTAFLAATIGCVQNQIKRVLAYSTVSQLGFMVAATGVGAFSAGFFHVFTHAFFKACLFLGAGSVMHAVGAHGDADIRELGGLRRYMPTTRWTFLVSCMAIAGFPLTSGFFSKDEILLGAISTGSYFSFAPQLGWIVFGVLAAAAAMTAFYMFRLYFMCFSGEYRGAGSSEPHASEPHASEPHAHEPGAHGDASHDAGHAEPHESPAAMTVPLVVLGLGALFVGLLGAHLFHITLWGDWLAPSLGTIHEPGSHGGHSISNAPWIAMAGGTAAFVVGFGLAFLCYFVAQGRPAAVLARLLPGLHRLLMDKWRVDELYEVSVLWANRQLAALSATLDKVFVDWLLTRLTAWTVQAAGFVMTRLQTGLVHMYGAVMVAGMAAVAWWLVMPHADLDGTQDGDQIKLVAGSGLGYEYRFDFDSDGHFDTGWSRVPEATHRYEKGERFDGIVVRFLGTGIRGLREITLEPGQVFYVPISRLGDWRRPEGDGTPPYLVAEDGGLAIRPNGARVIGYEGPLAEPFRLEHGESVRLGDAMLTAVGVIRSTVAVRNAFGYQATTHADVQLAEGVAGVRTARARPPGTGHAALARPLQGGVL
- a CDS encoding integration host factor subunit alpha; this translates as MTKAEIVDSIYEKMGGVSKKESSELVEAVFDTMKEVLAAGEKIKISGFGNFVVRNKKQRIGRNPQTGEPIPICARRVLTFKPSQVLKGILNPHKTTGAGGTSRASSEPPR